GGGAAATATGCATCCTAAAAAAATTTGTATTAATGCATCCATTAAACAGCTGTCTTCACATTTGCCTTGATTAAATCCTGCAACCGTGACACTGATTCCTATCAGTACAGAAAACCCCCAGTTTACCAAGATCATAGCACCAACAACACGGTGGCTGATTTTACTCTTGTATGTCAGGGGCTGGCACACTGCGTGATATCTGTCGACAGAAATGCAGCACAGGTTTAAAATGGAAGCTGTGCTCAGTGTGACGTCAAAAGTACTTCGTATTTTACAAAACAGGCCTCCATGATGCCAGCAGGAAAACATGCTGAAACCCATACTGAAAGGAAAAACTACAAACCCGACGAGCAGGTCGGCCACAGCTAAAGACAGAATGAGGTAATTAGTCGGACTGTGTAGCTGTCGAAAAGAAACTACAGCGATTATTACAAGAAGGTTCCCACATATGGTGCAAACTGACAAAAAGCCAAGAAAAACATACAAAGTAACGCACACAACTGAAGGATGACTTGTAAATATGTAAGTTGTATTATCTAATGTGTAGCAGGGATGGATGTCATCGAATACAATGGTCTTGTTGACAGTCATCTCCTCTTCATATTGTTTCCTGTAAATGTTATTTCCAATAACAGTCAAATACACAATTACTGAAAAGCACACAACAGCATGAGGAACATAAATTTGCAGATGACAAAATCTTACCAAGTCAGTCAGAGAATCAATGTTGCTCTGAGTTTCTGTGGATCACTTTTCTACCTCCACACAATTACCATATTCAGACTATAATTCATGCAAATATATCTTGGCCAATCAGACTGCATTGatttatgacagttttttttagtgAGTCTAAACATGTTTGATATCAGAGGTGGAGAAACTGGCTCTCAATGGTGCCAATTTTTAATGCGAGAGTGTGGTAATAAACGTCAATTTGTTCAAAAGTGATTTATGATTATTTTAATCTACGTTTAAAACACTTCAATGTGGTTTAGataatgtattggatatgctttggtgtaactTCCGggaattttgctccacagtcacttttataaccgtTTTCTTTCAGTCTGTCTGCAAAATGTTTGATTACAGAGGCGTTCCCAGAATGCAAATGAAACTAAGCctcataatttatattttgaaaagTTACACtactaaatatgtatctaaaagtCGTCACGTTTAGTTTTTCACCAGACGTGGTGGGAAAAAATACTTTATACATGTTATATGgagtcacccggtcacaacatttggTAAACCTGCATACTCTCGGATCGATTCAGagctgcataaaaaaacaaacaaactgcttCAATCTGCATTTGTGTCACTACATGTTGTACATCGATGTTATTGTGAGCAAGAGGGGGAAGAGTTCCTTTAATGTCCTAATAATTATGTCCACTTCTCTGTGATGTCACAACTTGGCCAGAGTGTAAAACCTGGCAAACAGAGGCCTACAAGGTTTGATGCTTTGTCGTTGTTTAACATGACTCTCCAACATTGTAGCAATATTTAAAAGTCAGATAAGATGATGATCATCATCATAGGTCCTCTTTtataataaaacctatttttttaatgtaacatttaaaagtgACCTGATAAGTGTGCTGTCAAGTTGttacatgtacaaaacccaaaaccagtgaggttggcacgttgtgtaaatggtaaataaagcaGGGAGACTTGTCTCACAAGTCGACCCATTCAGTAAAGAGGTTGGAATATAAAACTGCACCTTTTTTAGTACAAAAGTGTTCCCCTGCAATAGTTTCTCTAAACACCTTAAAAACTGTAAGACACACATTGGGTGGTTGAGAGTATTTTTACGGCTGCACTTATGACGTGTGCTGTTGCAGCAAAGAacccagcagagggcgctgtctgCGCACAACACTGAAGATGCTTTTAACCAGACAGTACTGCATTTCTTTTATAATGGAACACAAATGACTTCAAGACATGTTTAATAATTGTGAGAAGCATGTCATGGACGTTAGAGCATCAAAAATAGACGCAGGGCTTCTTAAGGATGCTTCCATTATTCACAACTTTTCACCACCAAGGATGCTGGAATATGCGACGTATCACAATATATTCAGAAAGACAAAATATAAATCGTAATGGCATGTGAAGATACAATTATTTGCTATACGCCTATATAAACATCAATAAAGACGCCAACTGtccaaagtacacttcattcactaattgtgtattgttggatatagacaacataagAATCCAAAATATTCCAATTCAATGTGTAAGTGAATTTGCAAagtgctaaaatgatgtacaaagtaaatgataacctgctagccaagaatgtgcaacaattcttctcaacaaaacctTTAATGTGTCAGTATGTGGAATGACATGAAATTAATAAAGTAtgaatatgatccactttaagaatgtGTTGACAGAATACTGATAatcatcttgaaccttttttttttttgattgattgagacttttattagtaggttgcacagtgaagtacatattccgtacaattgaccactaaatggtaacaccccaataagtttttcaacttgtttagtgagtcatgattcatgatacagatatatactatcatatatactatcatcataatacagtcatcacacaagataatcatcagggtgtatacattgaattatttacattatttacgccatcagtgtgtgaatgtgtatgtgaatgggtgaatgtggaaatactgtcaaagcgctttgagtaccttgaaggtagaaaagcgctatacaagtataacccatttatcatttatgatttACAATGTGTGGCGGgggggttgttatcatcagtcatcaacaattgagaacagagaaatggatattgaaacagtgtaggtctgacttggtaggatatgtacagcaagtagtggacatagagagagagagagagagatcagaaggcataagaaaagtatctacatttgattgtttacatttgattattaacaacaatccggggagggtgttagtttagggttgaagttgcctggaggtgtacttttagtgcggttttgaaggaggatagagatgccctttcttttatacctgttgggagtgcattccacattgatgtagcatagaaagagaatgagttaagacctttgttagatcggaatctgggtttaacgttgaTCAATAACATCATTTATCACATATTCAGTAAATGAAAGACGTGTGTTTCAATAAGAACATTTCATAATAACATCTGTATTGATTATTTACTCATTCATGTATTTGCTCTTGTGGTACAGATTTGAACAGAAAGTGAAAATtgagaatttattttatttaaaagggGAAGGGTTAAAAcaactctttcttcttcttcctactccttttcggacgtgtgaGAATGTGAGACTGTAAATATACATGTTCCAAACACCCCACTATAttgttttttctgttgttttgattgtttttctcttctttttctgtTGAGCATGTCTGAAATGAATATTTTACATTTGTGCAACcataaataagcaaaaacaaatgaGTTGAGGAGTGGAAGCTAATGTGAatcaaagaaaaacaacaaatccTCAAACATTATTTCGGATGTACTTTTATGAAAAggaaatttaatttaaataaaaatgtatgaataaATTAGTGAAGGAAACTTATTTCAAATCTTATTAGACTTTCAATATTAAATTCAATAACATGATTTTGAGCCGCATACATTTACTTTACATTTACTTctgtaattttttaataaaatttacTTTTAATGCAACctactttttacattttctttttaagtgttttttttctgacaaaaCATAACTTTTAATTTCAGAGTCCAACAGAGTGCAGTACCAGAGACCAACAGAGAAGCAGTAGCGTGCAGTACCAGAGTCCAACAAAGGGGCAGTAGAGTGCAGTACCAGAGTCCAACAGAGGCAGTAGCGTGCAGTACCAGAGTCAAACAGAGAGGCAGTAGCATGCAGTACCAGAGTCCAAAAGAGAGGCAGTAGCGTGCAGTACCAGAGTCCAACAGAGAGGCAGTTGCGTGCAGTACCAGAGTCGAACAGAGAGGCAGTAGCGTGCAGTACCATAGTCCAACAGAGGGGCGTAGCGTGCAGTACCGGAGAGCAACAGAGAGGCAGTAGCGTGCAGTACCAGAGACCAACAGAGAGGCACGTGCAGTACCAGAGTCCAACAGAGGGGAAGTAGCGTGCAGTACCAGAGACCAACAGAGAGGCAGTAGCGTGCAGGCAGCAGCGTGCAGTACCAGAGTCCAACAGAGAGGCAGTAGTGTGCAGTACCAGAGACCAACAGAGAGGCACGTGCAGTACCAGAGTCCAACAGAGAGGCAGTTGCGTGCCGTACCAGAGTCTAACAGAGAGGCAGTAGCGTGCAGTACCATAGTCCAACAGAGGGGCAGTAGCGTGCCGTACCAGAGACCAACAGAGAGGCAGTAGCGTGCAGGCAGCAGCGTGCAGTACCAGAGTCCAACATAGAGGCAGTAGAATGCAGTACCAGAGTCCAACAGAAAGGCAGTAGTGTGCAGTACCAGACTCCAACAGAGAGGCAGTAGCGTACAGTACCAGAGTTCAACAGAGAGACAGTAGTGTGCAGTACCAGAGTCCAACAGAGAGGCAGTAGCTTGCAGTACCAGAGTCCAACAGAGGGTCAGTAGCGTGCAGTATCAAAGACCAACAGAGAGCCAGTAGCATGCAGTTCCAGAGACCAACAGAAAGGCAGTAGCGAGCAGTACCACAGTCCAACAGAGAGGCAGTAGCGTGCAGTACCAGAGTCCAACAGAGAGGCAGAAGCGTGCAGTACCAGAGTCCAACAGAGGGTCAGTAGCGTGCAGTATCAAAGACCAACAGAGAGCCAGTAGAATGCAGTACCAGAGACCAACAGAAAGGCAGTAGCGTGCAGTACCAGAGTCCAACAGAGAAGCAATACCGTTCAGGCAGCAGCGTGCAGTACCAGAGTCCAACAGAGAGGCAGTAGGGTGCAGTACCAGAGTCCAACAGAAAGGCAGTAAAGTGCAGTATCAGAGTCCAACAAAGGGTAGTAGAGTGCAGTACCAAAGTCAAACAAAGAGGCAGTAAAATGCAGTACCAGAGTCCAACAGAGAGGCAGTAGCGTTCAGTACCACAGTCCAACAGAGAGGCAGTAGCGTGCAGTACCAGAGTCCAACAGAGAGGTAGTAGCGTGCAGTACCAGAGTCCAACAGAGAGGCAGTAATGTAGCGTGCAGTACCAAAGTCCAACAGAGAGGCAGTAGCATGCAGTACCAGAGTCCAACGGAGAGGCAGTAGCGTGCAGTACAAGAGACCAACAGAGAGGCAGTAGCATGCAGTAGTATGCAGTACCAGAGTCCAACGGCGAGGCAGTAGCGTGCAGGCAGCAGCGTGCAGTACTAGAGTCCAACAGAGAGGCAGTAGCGTGCAGTACCAGAGTCCAACAGAGAGGCAGTAGAGTGCAGTACCAGAGTCCAACAGAGAGGCAGTAGGGTGGCCTGCATATTGCCTCCCCTGAAGAAGAACGTTGGAAGACTGGAAACGGAAGTTTTTATGAGATAAACAACAAAAGCAGATTAATTTGGAATGTGTAACTTTGCTGAACGTTTGCTTATTTCTAGAAAAGCTTTCTGCAAAGGGAGTGCATGATAGCAAAAAtatgttgcaaatcttttttttgaagATTTCATCAAAATACAAACTTATCCATTCCTAAACAAGCCTTTGTTTCATTAGAGCATATTAATATCCACAAGGATTCAAGTGCTGTATTTGTCAGAATTTCAAAGTTGAAAAGAACACCgatttttttgcacatttaaaaaaaatccctaacTTATCAGAGCTAAGTTTTTTTTCAACAATAAATCCACAGAGTTGAATAAATAAGCAGGTAAGATTAATCTCTTACTTTCCAAAAATCAATCTTTGACTGATATCTAAAGAAGACCTGGTGAACATAAGCCATCCAACCtgctaaccagtgttgggactaacgcgttactaagtaacgcgttactgtaacgccgttagtttcggcggtaactagtaatctaacgcgttatttttttatatccagtaactcagttaccgttactacatgatgcgttactgcgttattttacgttattttttaatgtagtatcggctagaaacagaagaagtgtcgtccttctgtctcacaaggaaaagaaaaggcgtgctttcctcgaccgaggagcagagcgcaggggagacgttcctccagggcctatgtacttcggggctaacacccttcactttacccggcagtgggtctttacagctccggactcgagggtgaatgacgaggccggcggtttgttgcaattttgcgactttattggtgtcttacacgcagccatccaccaagctagagcacctgcacgcatccactgttgcgctccctcacctctctcgcccactcactcactgacgtcactcacctcacatgctgtcatttcttaaagggccacacacacacacacacacacgctactctcataacaactaaaaagacatcatggcgaagccagaagtcgagttacatggagacattgtcactacttttcttttgtcgagcacaaagaaaataacattttagttaaatgtaagttgtgtcttggatcaaagatcccatctacttaaagttaaagtgacaatgattgtcacacacacactaggtgtggtgaaattattctctgcatttgacccatcacccttgatcaccccctgggaggtgaggggagcagtgagtagcaacagtgaccgcacccgggaatactgcccaaaacagcaattcaaatctgctgaaacagctacataaatgtaaatgggttatacttgtatagcttttctacctttttcaggaactcaaagcgctttgacactatttccacattcacccattcacacacacattcacacactgatggagggagctgccatgcaaggcactaaccaggacccatcaggagcaaggttgaagtgtcttgctcaaggacacaacggacgtgactaggatggtagaaggtggggattgaaccagtaaccctcagattgctggcacggccactctcccaacttcgccacgccacataagcaacatgctttgacgaagctagtaaagagagacacagactccgatgccacttcacctccacctaaggattttaacggagggactgctagccaggacaacattgatagagccattgcagcgtatgtgctagaagacatgcaggctatttctacagtggagtcacccattttctggcagctaaatagcatgataccggcatcaaacaacaaatggcacagaaaacatgttccaagtacctggacagtgagtacataaacatggaaagcgagctaaagaaaacactccaaactctgcctctgctcatcattgaaggtacacactgtcaattctcttatatactatttcattctagacttctagagtgtttgattatcacatcactctaaatgtatagactataaagttcacaaacataaagagggatgctagtgggccaggccaatctttcattttctctaaactaaaactggggaaatgtgtagagtcttctgggcttcactacagtgttgatctcctgaatacatgattttatttcacaattccttgagagaaaaaaaaatgcctgattaggctttgtgtatgtcatgtgtgccttccttgggtgaagccagctttacagctatgttgttattatgcggtttgttacttatgtatgttatgttgcagctatttaaaatagttttgtcaatttgttgtggcctgaaataaattggccctttgaaacatatctttgtctttgtgtgttgtatgtagaccacattgcttagcagagttcagtgatgcaaatgcatgtcaagttgatcaacacattgtattattctccagtgcaataacagtactgaaacgaaagCTAAAAGGGCataaatgggagccttaaaaaaaaggagaaaaaaataagtaactaaatagttacttttcacagtaacacattactttttggtgtaagtaactgagttagtaactgagttacttttgaaataaagtaactagtaactgtaactagttactggttttcagtaactaacccaacactgctgctaACTAACACACCTGCTACAGCAGGTCCTCAACAGGTACTCAACTGGGGGCGGGGTTAATGTCCAACAATTCCACTTCGAGGTTGAGCGTCCAATCAGACTCTTGTCGTCCAATCAGACTCTTGTCGTCCAATCAGAACCCTCCCGTCCAATCAGACTCTTGTCGTCCAATCAGAATCCTCCCAATCCAATCGTCTAAACTCGACTAGTTGAAGACAGCACCAATATAGATGCAAAACAATAGTCATTCATCGCCCGCAAGGCATGCTGGGAACTTTCCAAACAAAAACTTACCCACCCTTGCCTTGTGGATGGCAGGCGTGGGTTTCTTTTGGTGAAAAGGTGACGTGcgtgagtatggctccctgctcttcgAGCACCGTTCTCATGAATAGGTTGGCCCGACTAGAGGAccatgtccgccagttagagcagagtaatttccTAACTTTAGACGCTGCAGACACATTTGCTAGCGTTAACTGTAGCGAGCTATCTAGACCAGCTTGTAGCAGCCCTAAGCAGCCTACAAGCcacggtgaaccggttgagacgcatactagatttagccctttagctaatTCTACACCCCAGTATACCGGGAACAACACCtcagtcataggggactccatcagcTGGAACATATCAGCTTAttaaaccagccataattaagtgtattcccggggccagcgcacctgacattgaagctaatcttagggagctgactcgcaacaggcctagtaaacacgtaagacaggctaatcgcaccactagctacgCAAACATAATTGTACAAGTCAGctccaatcaatgttccctctaatttttcatgtgtgagcaaacgcacaaacaccctgagcacactgtggtcataccagcagcacatttgtctcaaacctgacataacaatttatatgttttattattataatcaagtgactagtcaatttcaagagattattttctaatagatgtgatttggcccacttagatatatatatatttttttaatcagcaatgcactatagtattttatgcctgggtgggggtcctgctttggaaagattgtgtacccctttcagagttcACATTTAGTTACCctttaaacattcacatgttgcatgagatgagtgtttattaactttctgtccgtaaagtaaatatttttattagaaattatgtagtcctgtaacataatttcatgattaatatccataaaataacattcttaacaaatgacagtagaataagcacactgattgaggagtcatagtaaaacgacatgaaatttacactttacgtgtagtgttggagttgtccaactttttgtgtggccataaacgcaccggtggctaattgccatagtgtatgtgttggtgcaggtgagagagagagcaagcggctgctgttgatataacagatgacaaagagttgcttttggcttggtttgtacggtagacaacggccagttttgctagataaaagtattttacatatTGTTTAGGTATGGTTATGGTCgacaaacaattttgctaaataaagggaccgatggaattcatgtcctccttaaagtgtctccacagacgttacaataatttaagtgttgacaaacattgttttatctgctttggccgcctttcgtcacctgttactcacagttgcattgcaaaatcatacaaaacaaacgatttctttaatttgtttagaatgggatttgattttttgcgcggcatagatttgctgtgcgcagaggactcgtgagcagtgcacaattggcTGCAGCAGAAGCGGAGCGTGTAAGGGTGTGTCCAGCGGTGCGTGCTGAGGAAAGAAAGGCTGACTGCGCACGCGCCGTAACAGACTACTATTTcattcacacttgactaactacaccacagcaagctcggacacaggcaattacagtgtctgttagttcGGGTGAGGAGTTATGGTTCTTGGATCCCGGTCTGAAAGACAGTATGTAGTCGAACCGGGAAAAAAACTGTTGCCATCTCGCCTGGCGGTTGTTGATCCTTCGGGCTGAACGGATGGCGAGAAGGTTGCTATGGTCCGTCAGAATTTGGAACTGGTGCTTTGCCCCCTCCAACCAGTGTCTCCACTCCACTAACGCCTCGTGGACGGCCAACAGCTCTCTGTTCCCAGCATCATAGTTAAGTTCTGCCGGAGAGAGTCGCCTGGAAAAAAATGCACATGGGTGAAGCAGGTTATCAATTTTAGACCGCTGGGAAAGTATGGCCCCTATCCCCGAATCAGAGGCGTCCACCTCTACCAAAAATGGACAGTCCCAGTCAGGATGGATGAGAACAGGTGCGGAGACAAAGCTGATCTTGAGCCCACTGAAAGCACGGTTAGCCTCgggtgaccacaaaaaattgaCCTTTGACGAGGTGAGAGCATTGAGGGGTGCAGCGATGCGGCTGAAATTACGGATGAATCGCCTGTAAAATCCAGCGAAGCCCAAGAATCTCCTGAGTTCCGTTCTGGAAGCGGGTTGTGGCCAGGCTACCACTGCCTTGACCTTCCCGGGGTCAGCCCTGATGTGACCCCTCTCAACGATGAATCCAAGGAAGTCCACCGATGAGGCATGAAAACAGCACTTCTCCGCCTTGACAAAGAGTCGGTTTTCCAGAAGTCGCTGAAGAACCAGACGAACATGCTGCTGATGTTCCTGCGGGttgcgagaaaaaaaaagaatgccatcCAAATAAACTACAACAAACTGGTCCAGCATGCCACGAAGGATGTCGTTGACCAGTGTCTGGAAAACTGCGGGAGCATTAGTGAGACCAAAAGGCATGACCTTGTACTCATAGTGGCCGAGGTGAGTATTGAACGCCGTCTTCCATTCGTCACCCTTCTTGATCCGGACCAGGTGGTATGCATTGCGAAGGACGAGCTTAGTGAAGATGGTGGCTGGGGCCAGGGGTTCAAAAGATGCGTTCAGAAGGGGCAGTGGGTACTTATTCTTGATAGTTTTGTTGTTGAGGTGCCGGTAGTCAATGCAAGGTCGCAAGGACCCGTCCTTCTTGGTCACGAAGAAAAACCGTGCCGCCACAGGGGATTTGGACGGGGTAATGATTCCGGAAGCCAGTGATTCAGCGATGTAATTCTTCATGGTCTCTCTTTCAGGAAGGGACAAGTTGTAAATACGGCTGGAAGGTAGGGGAGCCCCGGGAAGTAGCTCGATAGCACAGTCGTAAGGTCTATGCGGCGGAAGGGATTGAGCACGGTCCTTACTGAAAACCTCAGCGAGGTCATGATAGCACTCTGGGATGGTAGTGAGGTCGACCGGGGTTTTATGGTTCTGAATGGTCCTGCTGGGGGCCGAGGCTGCCTTCAAGCAGTTAGCGTGGCAGCGGGTGCTCCATGCCAAGATCTCTCCGGAGGTCCAAGAGATGTGCGGGTCGTGCTGCTTCAGCCATGCTCTTCCTAATACCACCGGAGCGACGGGAGCCTCCAGCACCCAGAAACGGATGGTCTCTGAATGGTTCCCGGATAAAGTGAGTAGCAGGGACTCCGTGCGGTACCTGATGGGACCCAATGGGCGTCCGTCCAGAGCTTGGGCTGGAAGGTCCTTGTCCAAGGATACTAAGGGAATCCCGTTCTGTTGGGCGAACCCGTAGTCCATCAGGCTATCGTCCGCCCCAGAGTCCAGAAAAGCCTGAACTTCCACCCTCCTGTTGTTCCACGTCAAGGAGACGGAAAACAGGATGCCAGAGTTCCCTTGTTCCTGGGGAAGTGTCGAATGACTCACCATGATCCCCCTTGCTGGTGAGCCTAGTCTTTTGGTTGGGACggacagtatcaatcaatcaatcaatgtttatttatatagccctaaatcacaagtgtctcaaagggctgcacaagccacaacgacatcctcggtatagcccacataagggcaaggaaaaactcaccccagtgggacgtcgatgtgaatgactatgagaaaccttggagaggaccgcatatgtgggtaaccccccccccccctctagggagaccgaatgcaatggatgtcgagtgggtctaacataatattgtgagagtccagtccatagtggatccagcataacagtaagagtccagtccacagtggggtcagcaggaaaccatcccgagcggagacgggtcagcagcgcagagatgttcccaaccgatatacaggtgagcggtccaccccgggtcccgaccccggacagccagcaccccatccatggccaccggatctgtgtgtctccctttccacaaggaataggggggagcagaggagaaaagaaaagaaacggcagatcaactggtctaaaaaaaaagaggggctattcaaaggctagagtatacaaatgagttttgagatgggacttaaatgtttctactgaggtagcatctctaactgttaccgggcgggcattccatagtgctggagcccgaatagaaaacgctctacagcccgcagacattttttgggctctgggaatcactaataagccggagttctttgaacgcagatttcttgccgggacatatggtacaatacaatcggcaagataggctggagctagaccgtgtagtattttatacgtaagtagtaaaaccttaaagtcgcatcttaagtgcacaggaagccagtgcaggtgagccagtataggcgtaatatgatcaaactttcttgttcttgtcaaaagtcaagcagccgcattttgtaccaactgtaatcttttaatgctagacatagggagacccgaaaataatacgttacaataatcgagacgagacgtaacgaacgcacgaataatgatctcagcgtcgctagtggacaaaatggaacgaatttttgcgatattacggagatgaaagaaggccgttttagtaacactcttaatgtgtgactcaaaggagagagttgggtcgaagataatacccagattctttactgagtcgctttgtgtaattgtttggttgtcaaatgttaaggtggtattatcaaataaat
This is a stretch of genomic DNA from Nerophis lumbriciformis linkage group LG29, RoL_Nlum_v2.1, whole genome shotgun sequence. It encodes these proteins:
- the LOC140676705 gene encoding trace amine-associated receptor 1-like, with translation MTVNKTIVFDDIHPCYTLDNTTYIFTSHPSVVCVTLYVFLGFLSVCTICGNLLVIIAVVSFRQLHSPTNYLILSLAVADLLVGFVVFPFSMGFSMFSCWHHGGLFCKIRSTFDVTLSTASILNLCCISVDRYHAVCQPLTYKSKISHRVVGAMILVNWGFSVLIGISVTVAGFNQGKCEDSCLMDALIQIFLGCIFPFYIPVLIMLSIYLRIFIVAQRQVRIIHNSKSGSVSKMERKATKTLSTVMGVFILCWTPFITCIALQPFTFHITPVAVLETLNWLTLSNSMLNPFIYAFFYSWFRTAFRLIMAGKIFQAGFTNTKLF